CCGCCCGAAACCGTAATTCCGCCGCTACGGTAAAACTCATGGTTACTCTGGAACTCGTCCATCAGGTGCTCGACGGTCACCATCGTGCCGCCGTTAACAGACCAGGTATCGGGATTGTGACAATACGCACAGCGCATAGGACAGCCCTGGACAAACACCACAAAGCGAATGCCGGGACCATCGACCGTCCCCATCGTCTCGATCGAATGCACGCGACCCAGGGCATACGCAGAGTCCTCGGGATGAGCATCCACACCCTCAAGCGTCATCTCAGCCATTCCCGCAACCTTGCCTCTCTTTGGTTTTTGTCAATTAAAATGCCAGAGCCATTCTAGCCCATACGCCTGATGGCGAAACGGTTTAGCGGTCAATTAGATCGTCCTATTTGACTCCACGCAAAAGCGGCGGGAAGGTTGTCACAACCCGCTCGCCGCCGAAGCAATAGAAATCGATAGACGCCAGGCCCTACGCCTTAAGCGTAAGCACCGCGCCAAAGGCGGTCGGGCCGCAGTGGCTCGAGATGACGCCGCCGACCTGAGTCCAGGTGATGTCCTTAAAGCCCAGGTCGTGCGCATAGACTTCCATATCGTCCCGCAGCTCCTCGGAAAGGCCCACTGAATACGCCAAACCAATGTGCGAGTAATCAATATCGCCCTTCGCAACCATGTGGTCAATAAAGGCACGGGCGCATTTGAGCATAGAGCCGCGGAGCTTCTTGGTCGCCACGAACTTGCCGCCCGTTACCTCAATGCAGGGCTTAATCTTGAGCAGATGGGCACCGAGGAATGCCACGTTGGACAAACGACCGCCGGCCTTAAGGAAGGCGAGATCGGTGGGGACAAAGCCCAACAGCACGCGGTCCATAACGGAATTGGTAAAGGCGAAAATTTCGTCAACGGTGGCATCGGGATGAGCCTCGATGTATTTGGCAGTCTCGACGACAACGAGCGACTGGCCTACCGAGACAAAGCGCGTGTCCATGGAGAACACGTAGTCTCGACCCTTGGCGGCAATTTTCGAGGACTGATGCGAACAGGTCGTAACCTCGGAATAGGCAAGATGCAGAATAGTCGCGTCGGGTTGCTCAGCATGGATGCGGTCGTACACATGCGCAAAATCCGCTGGCGAACAGCCACTGGTCTTGGGCATCACGCCAAACTCGTTGCAGCGCGAGTAAATCTCAAGCGG
The DNA window shown above is from Collinsella aerofaciens and carries:
- a CDS encoding DegV family protein; the encoded protein is MGKYVIVVESGSDVTPELCERYGIVRVPMHVTIGDETVEDGSIDPLEIYSRCNEFGVMPKTSGCSPADFAHVYDRIHAEQPDATILHLAYSEVTTCSHQSSKIAAKGRDYVFSMDTRFVSVGQSLVVVETAKYIEAHPDATVDEIFAFTNSVMDRVLLGFVPTDLAFLKAGGRLSNVAFLGAHLLKIKPCIEVTGGKFVATKKLRGSMLKCARAFIDHMVAKGDIDYSHIGLAYSVGLSEELRDDMEVYAHDLGFKDITWTQVGGVISSHCGPTAFGAVLTLKA